From a region of the Fischerella sp. JS2 genome:
- a CDS encoding ATP-binding protein: MIKALDNKNLQIQMWQRERRAIALLSSLNYRTGELTSYLHDIACGVSELLEVDWSVVTLCQQGFERVLASSIDMGEGEHIYSLHGSLTGTVIESGHSLVVEDANQHPEYGQAPEGYCAYLGIPLRIATGEVIGTICSFHHQPREFSQEEIQLGELFAERAATAIYNYHLYQQQCQFNHILEAEVEKRTAQLQAAQARLVEQERLAAIGEFAAMIVHEIRNPLTTMNMGLKYAKKNLVTEAAQERLSLALSEASRLENLLSEILLYAKPQVLQLCELDVNEFISELLMAICEMPEALSRQIEFIPALSTPHILVDKDKLKQVFINIVRNACEAVLPGDVIKWEVDTSSQDQVCINVCNGGEPIPPEVLSKLTQPFFSTKPNGTGLGLAITKRIVNAHGGELSIHSDTTSGTTVNVQLPVANLGDIVTDGLKS, encoded by the coding sequence ATGATCAAAGCCCTTGATAATAAAAACTTACAAATCCAAATGTGGCAACGTGAGCGACGAGCGATCGCACTTTTATCCTCTTTAAACTATCGAACTGGAGAACTAACTAGCTATCTGCATGATATAGCCTGTGGAGTTAGTGAGTTGCTAGAGGTAGATTGGTCAGTCGTCACTTTATGTCAGCAAGGTTTTGAGAGGGTACTGGCCAGTAGTATTGACATGGGCGAGGGCGAACACATTTATTCACTGCATGGTTCACTCACCGGCACTGTTATAGAAAGTGGTCATTCCCTAGTAGTGGAAGATGCGAATCAACACCCGGAGTATGGCCAGGCCCCAGAAGGTTATTGTGCTTATTTAGGAATACCGTTGCGGATTGCTACAGGGGAAGTGATTGGCACTATCTGCTCTTTTCATCACCAGCCACGGGAATTTTCCCAAGAAGAAATTCAACTGGGAGAATTGTTTGCTGAACGTGCCGCTACAGCAATTTATAATTATCATTTGTACCAGCAGCAGTGCCAATTCAATCATATTCTAGAGGCTGAAGTAGAAAAACGCACCGCCCAATTACAAGCAGCACAAGCCAGGCTGGTAGAACAGGAACGATTAGCAGCCATTGGTGAATTTGCAGCCATGATTGTGCATGAAATTCGCAATCCCTTGACTACCATGAACATGGGATTAAAGTATGCGAAAAAAAACCTTGTGACTGAAGCGGCGCAAGAGCGATTATCATTAGCACTAAGCGAAGCCAGTCGATTAGAAAATTTGCTCAGTGAAATTTTACTTTACGCCAAGCCCCAAGTGTTGCAACTGTGTGAATTAGATGTGAATGAATTCATTAGTGAGTTACTTATGGCAATATGCGAAATGCCAGAAGCACTCTCACGCCAAATTGAATTTATTCCGGCTTTATCTACACCTCATATCTTGGTTGACAAAGATAAGCTCAAACAAGTGTTTATCAATATTGTCCGCAATGCTTGCGAAGCAGTCTTACCAGGAGATGTCATTAAATGGGAAGTGGATACTTCGTCTCAAGATCAAGTTTGCATCAATGTTTGCAATGGTGGTGAACCTATTCCCCCAGAAGTTTTGTCAAAACTAACTCAGCCATTCTTCTCCACAAAACCTAATGGCACTGGGCTAGGACTTGCCATCACTAAACGCATAGTCAATGCTCATGGTGGGGAATTATCTATTCATTCTGATACTACAAGTGGTACTACAGTGAATGTTCAATTACCCGTGGCTAATCTTGGGGATATTGTTACAGATGGGTTGAAAAGCTAA
- a CDS encoding glucose 1-dehydrogenase — protein MSLEGKVALVTGSSQGIGQEIVVRLAQAGANVVINYRSHPEGAEETLAKVEKIGGSCHMAFRPKSHGYTLKADLGSVEEVRQLIAESINHFGKLDILVNNAGIEKHAPFWEVTEADYDAVMNVNLKGVFFATQAFVKHLIATKRTGKIINISSVHEELPFPNFTAYCASKGGMKMLTRNLAVELGALGITINNVAPGAIETPINTKLLNDPQKLGALLQNIPLGRLGQPQDIASLVAFLASSEADYITGSTFFVDGGLLWNYQEQ, from the coding sequence ATGAGTTTAGAAGGTAAAGTTGCTTTAGTTACTGGTAGTAGTCAAGGAATTGGGCAAGAAATTGTTGTACGTCTTGCTCAAGCAGGGGCAAATGTTGTCATTAACTATCGCTCTCACCCAGAAGGAGCAGAAGAAACCTTGGCAAAGGTAGAGAAGATTGGTGGTAGCTGCCACATGGCTTTTCGTCCTAAATCACATGGTTATACTTTGAAAGCAGACCTGGGTAGTGTTGAGGAAGTACGTCAACTAATAGCAGAAAGTATTAATCATTTTGGCAAGTTGGATATTTTGGTAAATAATGCTGGCATTGAAAAACATGCGCCTTTTTGGGAAGTTACAGAAGCAGATTATGATGCTGTGATGAATGTCAATTTAAAAGGAGTCTTCTTTGCCACCCAAGCTTTTGTCAAACATCTAATTGCAACTAAGCGCACTGGTAAAATTATTAATATTAGTTCGGTACATGAGGAACTACCATTTCCTAATTTTACTGCTTACTGTGCTAGTAAAGGTGGAATGAAAATGCTGACCCGCAACTTGGCAGTTGAATTAGGAGCCTTAGGAATTACTATTAATAATGTTGCACCCGGAGCAATAGAAACTCCTATTAATACTAAGCTATTGAATGACCCGCAAAAGTTGGGTGCGTTATTACAAAATATTCCTCTTGGTCGCTTGGGTCAGCCACAAGATATTGCTTCCTTAGTAGCCTTTCTAGCTTCCTCTGAGGCTGACTACATTACAGGTAGCACTTTCTTTGTCGATGGTGGGCTACTTTGGAACTATCAAGAACAGTAG
- a CDS encoding NAD(P)H-dependent oxidoreductase, which yields MLDSSLFIPVILGTPRQGRQSEHVAKFIVEQVAARDRLETELIDIRNMAIAVDDAGESLKDPEFSATMERADGLIIVAPEYNHGYPGLLKHVLDTCLKEYIHKAVGLCGVSSGPFGGTRVIQNLLPVMRELGLVTIFYDLNFSNVQTLFDQSGNLIDKPTYIRRMERFMDELVWMSTVLKYGRQEVSLEKQESIQVNIHANKPCPEIAARMGTDAMDTVLKVSTNTETGEVEATPVT from the coding sequence ATGCTAGATTCATCCCTATTTATTCCAGTTATCCTTGGTACTCCACGTCAAGGTCGCCAAAGTGAACATGTTGCTAAATTTATCGTTGAGCAAGTAGCCGCACGCGATCGCCTAGAGACAGAACTGATTGATATTAGAAATATGGCGATCGCTGTTGATGATGCAGGCGAATCGCTCAAAGATCCTGAATTTTCTGCAACTATGGAGCGAGCAGATGGATTAATTATCGTTGCACCGGAGTATAATCACGGTTATCCCGGTTTGCTTAAACACGTACTTGATACTTGCCTCAAAGAATATATTCATAAAGCCGTTGGATTGTGCGGTGTTTCCTCAGGCCCTTTTGGTGGTACAAGAGTAATTCAAAATCTCTTACCTGTGATGCGAGAGTTGGGGCTGGTAACTATTTTTTATGACCTCAACTTTAGCAACGTTCAAACATTATTTGATCAGTCGGGGAATTTGATTGACAAACCAACCTACATTCGCCGCATGGAAAGGTTTATGGACGAGTTAGTTTGGATGTCAACTGTCCTCAAATATGGGCGACAAGAAGTCAGCCTAGAGAAGCAAGAGAGTATCCAAGTTAACATTCATGCCAACAAGCCCTGTCCAGAAATAGCTGCTAGGATGGGTACAGATGCGATGGATACAGTCTTGAAAGTTAGTACTAATACTGAAACCGGAGAAGTGGAAGCTACCCCGGTTACTTAA
- a CDS encoding IS1 family transposase (programmed frameshift), producing MECPRCGSCHNRKNGKKRGKQNHICCDCGRQFIDVYKPPRGYSDEIKQECLKMYVNGMGFRGIERVKNVHHTTIIHWVKRVGTQLADTPNSKEIPQVGELDELETFIGFKKNKIWLWTAVNHFTQGILAWVLGDRSSTTFQQLWNIVQCWQSYFYVTDGYPVYPCFVPDGDQIVSKTYMTRVENENTRLRHYLARLHRKTLCYSKTEEMLRYSVRLLLHYLKYRSVPLPA from the exons ATGGAATGTCCACGCTGTGGATCTTGTCATAACCGTAAGAATGGAAAGAAAAGAGGTAAACAGAATCACATTTGCTGTGATTGTGGTCGTCAATTCATTGATGTCTATAAACCACCCAGGGGCTACTCGGATGAAATCAAACAAGAATGCCTAAAAATGTACGTCAATGGTATGGGATTTCGTGGAATTGAAAGGGTGAAAAACGTTCATCATACTACCATTATTCATTGGGTTAAACGAGTGGGTACACAATTGGCGGATACACCAAATTCAAAGGAAATTCCGCAGGTGGGAGAACTAGATGAATTAGAAACATTTATTGGTT TCAAAAAAAATAAAATCTGGTTGTGGACGGCGGTAAATCACTTTACTCAAGGTATTCTTGCTTGGGTTTTAGGTGATCGTAGTTCGACTACTTTCCAACAGTTATGGAACATTGTCCAGTGTTGGCAGAGTTATTTTTACGTCACAGATGGATACCCTGTTTACCCTTGTTTTGTTCCTGATGGTGACCAAATTGTGAGTAAGACCTACATGACACGAGTCGAAAATGAAAACACAAGGCTTAGACATTATTTGGCTCGTCTTCATCGTAAAACTTTATGTTATTCCAAAACCGAGGAAATGCTGAGATACTCTGTTCGATTGTTATTGCACTACCTCAAATATCGTTCTGTTCCCTTACCTGCCTAA
- a CDS encoding DUF6745 domain-containing protein: protein MHCEHDESRWNVLQSLVTECGLVFPFEKTCFICDRPIKLSLDSENRLHAEGEAAVEFADGNKLYFYQNVPLPEKYGTVSPEQWQAQWIPEEPSDKVRQVLEQVIRSHTSGQ, encoded by the coding sequence TTGCATTGTGAACATGATGAAAGTCGATGGAATGTGTTGCAATCTCTGGTTACTGAGTGTGGTTTGGTTTTCCCCTTCGAGAAAACTTGTTTTATCTGCGATCGCCCTATTAAACTTTCTCTAGACAGCGAAAATCGTCTTCATGCTGAAGGAGAAGCAGCAGTTGAATTTGCCGATGGGAATAAACTGTATTTTTATCAAAATGTCCCCTTGCCAGAAAAATACGGTACAGTTTCCCCAGAACAATGGCAAGCACAATGGATACCAGAAGAACCCAGTGATAAAGTACGACAAGTGCTAGAGCAAGTCATTCGCTCTCACACTTCAGGCCAATAA
- the fdhD gene encoding formate dehydrogenase accessory sulfurtransferase FdhD, protein MSEPKGSKTQARVWVVENGKMRSRSDYITTEEPLEIRLLSPRRTIAVTMRTPGADFELAAGFLYTEGVISNRQDIQRLSYCVDAEIDGEQRFNIVNVELREDLHPNLQPLERHFYTSSACGVCGKASLESLHLRGVTPIPPEPQVTPEILYSLPDQLRAAQGIFKATGGLHAAALFDVQGQLLAVREDVGRHNALDKLIGSALLSDRLPLHNHIVMVSGRSSFEILQKCIVAGIPIICAVSAPSSLAVSVAREFEVTLIGFLRGQKFNVYSGWERIWMVGR, encoded by the coding sequence ATGAGCGAACCTAAAGGCAGTAAAACTCAAGCTAGAGTTTGGGTGGTGGAAAATGGCAAAATGCGATCGCGTTCTGACTATATCACCACAGAAGAACCTTTAGAAATTCGTCTGCTATCTCCACGTCGGACAATTGCTGTCACCATGCGAACTCCAGGAGCAGATTTTGAACTAGCTGCTGGTTTTCTGTACACAGAAGGAGTAATTAGCAACCGCCAAGATATCCAACGTCTGAGTTATTGCGTAGATGCAGAAATAGATGGTGAACAACGCTTCAATATTGTCAATGTAGAACTACGAGAAGACTTACATCCCAATTTACAGCCTTTGGAACGTCACTTCTACACCTCCAGCGCCTGTGGAGTGTGTGGTAAAGCTAGTCTGGAAAGTTTACATTTGCGGGGTGTAACGCCGATACCCCCAGAACCCCAAGTGACACCAGAAATTCTCTATAGTCTGCCAGACCAACTTAGAGCAGCTCAGGGTATATTTAAAGCAACAGGCGGTCTACATGCTGCTGCTTTATTTGATGTTCAAGGGCAGTTGTTAGCAGTAAGAGAAGATGTAGGACGTCATAATGCCTTGGATAAACTCATCGGTTCGGCTTTATTGAGCGATCGCTTACCTTTGCATAACCACATTGTTATGGTAAGTGGACGCTCTAGCTTTGAGATTTTACAAAAGTGTATAGTTGCTGGGATTCCGATTATTTGTGCTGTTTCTGCTCCTAGTAGTTTAGCGGTTTCTGTAGCTAGAGAATTTGAAGTTACCTTAATAGGATTTTTGCGGGGACAAAAATTCAATGTTTATTCTGGTTGGGAAAGAATCTGGATGGTGGGGAGATAG
- a CDS encoding tetratricopeptide repeat protein: MNNDFYNRGLAKAKQKDYAGAIAEFTSAIEINPYFADTFCQRGLAYYDSGEILLAVSDYTEALQLNPECVEAYYCRALARVALKNLPGALADADQVIRFNRDHAAAYNLRGIIYRKMGRVHDAIANFKLAADLYLQQKDKDNCRLCLEKIKQLQPKQNLTVVHQRPTPTIPIMSPQEYFTQLLEKAEKGDTRQALEDLNWALQVDPQDAQAYCCRGVVRYKQGNYREAIADFNQALQLNFQDAIVYRNRGKARFQLGDHQGAIIDFNQALQIQPEDALLYIARGNVYRAMGNYFGAVTDYTQALEIHPGDPQAYYNRGLAYAHMEEMQRAIADYQQAASIFCEKEDWKNYEHVLESLNKIQSPSIESKQIKYNLLQQRLLRLVGGYWEIAQRLIDQTKRYYPGMSEEWYMEKVIDDLERDRG; the protein is encoded by the coding sequence ATGAATAATGATTTTTACAATAGGGGATTGGCTAAAGCAAAGCAAAAAGATTATGCTGGAGCGATCGCAGAATTTACAAGTGCTATTGAGATCAACCCTTACTTTGCTGATACTTTCTGCCAACGGGGTTTAGCATACTATGATTCTGGCGAAATTCTTTTGGCTGTTTCTGATTATACGGAAGCTCTGCAACTAAATCCTGAATGTGTCGAGGCTTATTATTGTCGCGCTTTGGCAAGAGTAGCGCTGAAAAATTTGCCGGGGGCGCTTGCTGATGCAGACCAAGTTATTCGTTTCAATCGCGATCACGCTGCGGCTTATAATTTACGGGGAATTATATACCGCAAAATGGGACGTGTTCATGATGCGATCGCTAATTTTAAGTTAGCTGCGGATTTATATCTACAACAAAAGGATAAAGATAACTGTCGTCTGTGTTTGGAAAAAATTAAACAACTGCAACCCAAACAAAATCTTACTGTGGTTCACCAACGCCCTACCCCAACTATACCGATTATGTCACCGCAGGAATATTTCACCCAGTTGTTGGAAAAGGCAGAAAAAGGGGATACTCGCCAAGCATTAGAAGATTTAAACTGGGCGTTACAAGTCGATCCGCAAGATGCACAAGCTTATTGCTGTCGTGGGGTGGTACGTTATAAACAGGGAAACTATCGTGAAGCGATCGCAGACTTTAACCAAGCCCTACAACTCAATTTTCAAGATGCGATTGTCTATCGCAACCGAGGAAAGGCGCGTTTTCAGCTAGGAGATCATCAAGGCGCGATCATCGATTTTAACCAAGCACTGCAAATACAACCAGAGGATGCCTTGCTTTATATTGCCAGAGGCAATGTTTACCGGGCAATGGGTAACTATTTTGGTGCGGTAACTGACTATACTCAAGCTCTAGAAATTCACCCTGGTGATCCTCAAGCTTACTACAATCGCGGTCTTGCTTATGCCCACATGGAAGAAATGCAACGTGCCATAGCCGATTATCAGCAAGCAGCAAGTATATTTTGTGAAAAAGAAGACTGGAAAAATTACGAACACGTCCTTGAAAGTCTCAATAAAATTCAGTCTCCAAGTATTGAATCGAAGCAAATTAAGTATAACCTGCTACAACAACGCTTATTAAGACTAGTCGGGGGATATTGGGAAATAGCCCAACGGTTAATAGATCAAACCAAGAGATACTATCCTGGGATGTCAGAAGAATGGTACATGGAAAAAGTGATTGATGATTTGGAACGCGATCGCGGTTAA
- the sfsA gene encoding DNA/RNA nuclease SfsA, with product MTADYLYYYPTLYPGILLRRYKRFFADIELASGEVVTAHCPNTGPMTGVCIPGNAVQLSKSDNPNRKLAYTWELIQVHDNEPTWVGVNTSLPNRIIKLALEKNLFPQLGKYSQIRSEVVYGQDKKSRVDFFLSVSATLAQQANPLLIDVDRTTLSEASSQEDSTLLITDHHRPIYLEVKNTTWAQDKLALFPDTETTRGQKHLRELMALLPQSRAVMLYFINRGDCEEFAPGDSADPVYGKLLRQAISLGLEVLPCRFEISPIGIRYLGLAKPKFSVASNSPNIKI from the coding sequence ATGACAGCCGACTACCTTTACTATTACCCAACTTTATACCCTGGTATCTTACTCAGACGCTATAAACGCTTTTTTGCTGATATTGAACTTGCTTCTGGGGAGGTAGTGACAGCACATTGTCCAAATACAGGGCCAATGACAGGAGTATGTATCCCTGGTAATGCAGTGCAGCTTTCTAAAAGTGATAATCCCAATCGTAAATTAGCTTACACTTGGGAATTAATTCAAGTGCATGATAATGAACCAACTTGGGTAGGTGTTAATACAAGTTTGCCTAATCGCATCATTAAATTAGCATTAGAAAAAAATCTTTTCCCTCAGTTGGGTAAATATAGTCAAATTCGTAGTGAAGTCGTCTACGGACAAGATAAAAAAAGCCGAGTAGATTTTTTTCTATCTGTAAGTGCAACACTAGCCCAACAAGCGAATCCACTGCTAATCGACGTAGATAGGACAACTTTATCAGAAGCATCATCACAAGAAGATAGTACATTGCTAATCACAGATCATCATCGTCCGATTTATTTAGAAGTAAAAAACACTACTTGGGCGCAAGACAAACTCGCCTTATTTCCCGATACAGAAACAACACGAGGACAAAAACATTTGCGAGAATTAATGGCACTCCTTCCCCAAAGCCGGGCAGTGATGCTTTACTTTATTAATCGGGGAGATTGTGAAGAATTTGCCCCTGGTGATAGTGCCGATCCCGTATATGGAAAATTATTACGGCAAGCAATATCCTTAGGTTTGGAAGTTCTACCTTGTCGTTTTGAAATCTCACCAATAGGTATCCGCTACTTAGGTTTAGCGAAACCTAAATTCTCTGTTGCATCGAACTCACCTAACATTAAGATATAA
- a CDS encoding aldehyde dehydrogenase family protein gives MDTPLTCRNYIDGQWLNAIAGATLESRNPANKREVIATFPHSGATDVEAAVVAARQAYQTWRLIPAPTRAEYIFKVGELLSKYKEELAQLICQEMGKPLAEARGDVQEGIDCAFYSAAEGRRLFGQTTPSEMPNKFAMTVRMPIGVCALITPWNFPIAIPCWKAMPALVCGNTVIFKPAEDTPACATKLVEIFAEAGLPPGVINLVHGVGEEVGKALVAHPHVDLVSFTGSSETGAEVGSICGHTHKRVCLEMGGKNAQIVMEDADLELALDGAIWGAFGTAGQRCTATSRLILHRDIKEKFTTMLKERTSKLRLGTGSDPNTEVGPIINERQLQRVNQYLDIARAEGAKVLIGGEITTEGKLKNGYFFQPTILDEVTPQMRVAQEEIFGPVVALIEVNSFEEAISILNNTKYGLSSSIYTRDINRAFTAMRDIEAGITYINGPTIGAEVHLPFGGVKQTGNGHREAGTTALDIFTEWKTVYVDFSGSLQRAQIDNRE, from the coding sequence ATGGACACTCCACTAACTTGTCGTAATTATATTGATGGTCAATGGTTAAACGCGATTGCGGGAGCTACTTTAGAAAGCCGCAATCCTGCTAACAAGCGTGAAGTCATTGCTACTTTTCCCCATTCCGGCGCAACTGACGTAGAAGCAGCAGTGGTTGCTGCGCGCCAAGCTTACCAAACTTGGCGATTAATCCCCGCCCCAACGAGAGCAGAATATATTTTTAAAGTCGGGGAACTTTTAAGTAAGTACAAAGAAGAACTGGCACAATTAATCTGTCAGGAAATGGGTAAACCCCTAGCAGAAGCACGAGGAGATGTACAAGAAGGTATTGACTGTGCTTTTTATAGTGCAGCCGAAGGGAGACGCTTGTTTGGGCAAACTACACCATCAGAAATGCCTAACAAATTCGCGATGACAGTACGGATGCCCATCGGAGTCTGCGCCCTCATTACTCCCTGGAACTTCCCTATCGCTATTCCCTGCTGGAAAGCCATGCCGGCTTTAGTGTGCGGTAACACTGTTATTTTTAAACCAGCAGAAGATACCCCCGCCTGTGCTACAAAACTAGTAGAAATTTTTGCCGAAGCAGGTTTACCACCAGGAGTCATTAACCTAGTGCATGGGGTAGGCGAAGAGGTTGGAAAAGCCCTAGTTGCTCATCCTCATGTAGATTTGGTATCTTTTACAGGTTCTTCCGAAACGGGTGCAGAAGTTGGTTCCATTTGTGGACACACCCACAAACGCGTCTGTTTGGAAATGGGTGGTAAAAATGCTCAAATAGTCATGGAAGACGCAGATTTAGAACTAGCCCTAGATGGTGCAATCTGGGGGGCATTTGGTACAGCCGGTCAACGCTGCACTGCTACTAGTCGTTTAATTCTGCATCGAGACATCAAAGAAAAATTTACCACTATGCTTAAAGAGCGTACCAGCAAATTACGTCTGGGTACTGGTAGTGATCCAAACACAGAAGTCGGGCCAATCATCAACGAAAGACAACTGCAACGAGTCAACCAATATCTAGATATTGCCCGTGCAGAAGGGGCAAAGGTATTAATAGGTGGAGAAATCACAACAGAGGGAAAACTAAAAAACGGCTACTTCTTTCAACCAACTATCCTTGACGAAGTAACGCCGCAAATGCGAGTTGCTCAAGAAGAAATATTTGGGCCAGTGGTAGCATTAATAGAAGTGAATAGCTTTGAGGAGGCAATATCAATCCTCAACAACACCAAATACGGTCTTTCTTCCTCAATTTATACCCGTGACATCAATCGTGCCTTTACAGCCATGCGCGATATCGAAGCAGGAATCACCTATATCAATGGCCCTACCATCGGTGCAGAGGTACATTTGCCTTTTGGCGGTGTCAAACAAACAGGCAATGGACACCGGGAAGCTGGAACTACCGCCTTAGATATTTTCACAGAATGGAAGACAGTTTATGTAGATTTTTCTGGTAGCTTGCAAAGAGCGCAGATTGACAATCGGGAATAG
- a CDS encoding RidA family protein, whose translation MSKKIIRTEKAPAPVGSYNQAIAAAGKMMFVAGQIALDPNTGAIVGEGDVKKQTEQVMANLEAILVAGGASFADVVRTTIFLADMNDFAAVNAVYAKYFDEATAPARACVQVSRLPKDVLVEIDCIAVVSS comes from the coding sequence ATGAGTAAAAAGATTATTCGTACTGAGAAAGCACCAGCGCCAGTAGGATCGTATAATCAGGCGATCGCTGCTGCTGGGAAGATGATGTTTGTGGCTGGACAGATTGCCCTTGATCCAAATACTGGTGCTATTGTCGGTGAAGGAGATGTCAAAAAACAAACTGAGCAGGTAATGGCTAATTTGGAAGCGATTTTGGTAGCTGGAGGAGCTAGTTTCGCTGATGTGGTGAGAACAACTATATTTTTAGCTGATATGAATGATTTTGCGGCTGTGAATGCCGTGTATGCAAAATATTTTGATGAGGCGACAGCGCCAGCACGGGCATGTGTACAGGTATCGCGTTTACCTAAGGATGTGTTGGTAGAAATTGATTGTATTGCGGTGGTTAGTAGTTAG
- a CDS encoding NUDIX hydrolase — protein sequence MSYQNPVPTVDIIIELLDRPHRPIVLIERHNPPLGWAIPGGFVDYGETVEAAARREALEETGLQVELIEQFHVYSDPARDRRKHTISIVFLATAKGEPKAGDDAKGIKIFESWRVPENLCFDHDIILRDYWRYRHYGIRPR from the coding sequence ATGAGTTATCAAAATCCTGTTCCAACTGTTGATATCATCATCGAATTGCTTGACCGACCTCATCGACCCATAGTGTTAATTGAGAGACATAATCCGCCATTAGGCTGGGCCATACCCGGTGGATTTGTTGATTATGGGGAAACTGTGGAAGCGGCGGCGCGGCGTGAAGCGTTAGAAGAGACTGGCTTACAGGTGGAGTTGATTGAACAATTTCATGTTTACTCTGATCCAGCACGCGATCGCCGTAAGCACACGATCAGTATAGTGTTTTTAGCAACGGCAAAAGGGGAACCAAAGGCAGGAGATGATGCCAAAGGGATAAAAATTTTTGAATCTTGGCGTGTACCAGAGAATTTGTGTTTCGATCACGATATAATTTTGCGAGATTATTGGCGGTATCGGCATTATGGGATACGTCCGAGGTAG
- the malQ gene encoding 4-alpha-glucanotransferase has product MPFPRSSGILLHPTSFPGRYGIGDLGLEAYKFVDFLARSGQQLWQVLPLGPTGFGNSPYMCFSAMAGNPLLISPDVLKDQGLLSEDDLRDIPDFPLDHIDFEQVIAWKIPVLRKACENFKHKASPMQQKEFEGFCRGKASWLEDYTLFMALLDTQGTTTWTEWPEELRKRKPEILEHWRLQLTDEIFYHKFLQFEFFRQWSELKLYANEQNIQILGDIPIYVAHNSADVWAHPENFMLDPETGEATEVAGVPPDYFSATGQLWGNPIYNWDYLQSTRFHWWVRRVRENLAHADLIRIDHFRGLESYWSVPAGEETAINGKWVKAPGYALFETIREELGTLPIIAEDLGYIDQPVLDLRDHFEFPGMKILHFAFGSDANNTYLPFNVVHNSVIYTGTHDNNTTIGWYYHDASDYERDRVQKYLGCNGPHGIAWDMIRLAMSSVAHQAIIPLQDVFNLGSDARMNTPSKADGNWDWRYRSEALTEEYSNRLREMVMIYGRYKG; this is encoded by the coding sequence ATGCCTTTTCCTAGATCCAGTGGCATTCTGCTACATCCAACCAGTTTTCCCGGTCGCTATGGTATCGGAGATTTGGGGTTGGAGGCGTATAAGTTCGTAGATTTTTTGGCTCGCAGTGGGCAGCAGTTGTGGCAAGTACTACCCTTGGGACCTACGGGCTTTGGCAATTCACCCTATATGTGTTTTTCTGCTATGGCAGGCAATCCCCTGCTGATTAGTCCGGATGTATTGAAAGATCAAGGCTTGTTGAGTGAAGATGATCTGCGCGATATTCCAGATTTCCCGTTGGATCATATAGACTTTGAGCAAGTCATTGCTTGGAAAATACCTGTGTTACGGAAAGCTTGTGAAAACTTTAAACACAAGGCTAGTCCTATGCAGCAGAAAGAGTTTGAGGGTTTTTGTCGGGGTAAAGCAAGTTGGCTAGAAGATTATACCCTTTTTATGGCATTGCTAGATACGCAAGGAACGACAACCTGGACTGAGTGGCCTGAAGAACTGCGTAAGCGCAAACCAGAGATACTAGAACATTGGCGTCTGCAATTGACAGACGAGATATTTTACCATAAATTCCTACAGTTCGAGTTTTTCCGACAGTGGTCTGAGCTTAAACTCTACGCTAACGAACAAAATATTCAGATTCTTGGCGATATTCCCATATACGTTGCCCATAATAGCGCAGATGTCTGGGCGCATCCGGAGAATTTTATGCTCGATCCGGAAACGGGAGAGGCTACTGAAGTCGCAGGGGTTCCACCAGATTATTTCTCAGCAACGGGTCAACTTTGGGGAAATCCGATCTACAACTGGGATTACTTGCAATCCACTCGTTTTCATTGGTGGGTCAGACGTGTACGTGAAAACCTCGCTCATGCAGATTTAATTCGTATTGACCATTTCCGAGGTTTAGAATCTTATTGGTCGGTTCCAGCAGGAGAGGAAACGGCGATCAATGGCAAATGGGTAAAAGCTCCAGGCTACGCTCTGTTTGAGACAATTCGTGAAGAGTTAGGCACTCTACCGATCATTGCTGAAGACTTAGGCTACATCGATCAGCCAGTATTGGATCTCAGAGATCATTTTGAATTTCCGGGAATGAAGATTCTTCACTTTGCCTTTGGTAGCGATGCTAACAATACTTACTTACCATTTAATGTGGTTCATAATAGCGTAATCTATACCGGAACCCATGATAACAATACAACCATTGGCTGGTATTATCATGATGCTTCTGATTATGAACGCGATCGCGTCCAAAAATACCTTGGCTGTAATGGTCCCCACGGAATAGCTTGGGATATGATTCGACTAGCAATGAGTTCTGTTGCTCATCAGGCAATTATTCCTCTCCAAGATGTCTTCAATTTGGGGTCTGATGCTCGCATGAACACCCCTAGTAAAGCTGATGGCAATTGGGATTGGCGCTATCGAAGTGAAGCCTTAACTGAGGAATACAGCAACCGTCTTAGGGAGATGGTAATGATTTATGGGCGCTACAAGGGGTAA